In the genome of Mugil cephalus isolate CIBA_MC_2020 chromosome 21, CIBA_Mcephalus_1.1, whole genome shotgun sequence, one region contains:
- the ephx1 gene encoding epoxide hydrolase 1, translated as MFTEVLFGLLIGGLIFFLVQRSRNKVLKTEDGWWGSGAPPNTEEDVSIRPFKIITSDNELEDLYRRIDQTRPVPSLEDSQFNYGFNSQYLQKVVSYWRHDFDWRKQVAKLNQFPHFKTNIEGIDIHYLHVKPKKVPGEGSAIPLIMVHGWPGSFYEFYGLIPLLTDPSDPDDLVFEVVCPSIPGYGFSEAPHKKGFDSICAARIFHKLMRRLGFQQFYAHGGDWGWLVTTNMAQLEPRTVKGLHVNFAPPSKPGLPLTLSLILGRHFPKLFGFTDIDIQRLFPCMEKLVVESIKESGYMHIQATKPDTVGRGLNDSPVGMAAYILEKFSTWTCRDFRNLEDGGLTRKFSLDDLLTNVMIYWTSGCIISSMRFYKENFGKGFDQPHSKIPVNVPTGFACFPNELMHTPKLWVTQKYRKLVTFSPLARGGHFAAMEEPQLMAEDIQKFTKIVEKKKQ; from the exons ATGTTCACAGAGGTGTTATTTGGTCTGCTGATTGGAGGACTGATCTTCTTCCTGGTTCAGAGGAGTAGGAATAAGGTTTTGAAGACAGAGGATGGGTGGTGGGGATCTGGAGCACCCCCTAATACTGAGGAGGACGTCAGCATCCGTCCATTTAAAATTATAACCAGTGACAATGAGCTTGAG GACCTGTACCGAAGAATTGATCAAACACGTCCTGTCCCTTCACTGGAGGACAGCCAGTTTAACTATGGCTTCAACTCCCAGTATCTGCAGAAGGTGGTCTCATACTGGAGACATGACTTTGACTGGAGGAAACAAGTTGCTAAACTCAACCAGTTCCCCCACTTCAAAACTAACATTGAAG GGATTGATATCCATTACCTGCATGTGAAGCCCAAGAAGGTGCCAGGGGAGGGCAGTGCTATCCCTCTGATAATGGTTCATGGTTGGCCCGGCTCCTTCTACGAGTTCTATGGGTTAATCCCTCTGTTAACAGACCCATCAGACCCAGACGACCTTGTCTTTGAGGTGGTGTGTCCTTCTATACCTGGGTATGGCTTCTCTGAAGCACCACATAAGAAAG GTTTTGATTCGATTTGTGCGGCCCGTATATTCCACAAACTGATGAGGCGTCTGGGCTTCCAGCAGTTCTATGCTCATGGAGGAGATTGGGGCTGGCTGGTCACCACCAACATGGCTCAACTGGAACCCAG aacTGTCAAAGGTTTGCATGTGAACTTTGCCCCACCGTCCAAACCAGGCCTGCCCCTCACTTTATCCCTCATACTCGGCCGTCACTTCCCTAAGCTATTTGGCTTCACTGACATAGATATTCAGCGTCTCTTTCCCTGCATGGAGAAACTGGTGGTGGAATCCATCAAAGAGTCTGGCTACATGCACATCCAGGCTACTAAGCCTGACACTGTGG GTCGAGGGCTGAATGACTCCCCAGTGGGAATGGCTGCCTACATTCTGGAGAAGTTCTCCACATGGACCTGTCGTGACTTCAGGAACCTGGAGGATGGAGGACTCACCAG GAAGTTCTCTCTGGACGATTTGCTGACTAATGTGATGATCTACTGGACGTCTGGCTGCATCATCTCATCTATGAGGTTCTACAAGGAAAATTTTGGAAAAGGTTTTGATCAGCCCCACTCAAA GATACCAGTCAATGTCCCAACTGGGTTTGCCTGCTTCCCCAATGAGCTGATGCACACACCCAAGCTGTGGGTCACACAAAAATACCGTAAACTCGTGACCTTTAGCCCACTGGCCCGTGGTGGCCACTTTGCTGCAATGGAAGAGCCCCAGTTGATGGCAGAGGACATCCAGAAATTCACAAAAAttgtggagaagaagaaacagtag
- the LOC124999192 gene encoding transcription factor 24-like isoform X2, with protein MSYYNYQELKRVCYSTLSASMALTPLQGRMSVAVKHHLVSSSMVEPLSPQPPVAKSPATLYKQKQSVRSSQEPRKWTRALRSQHSPENAARERSRVRNLRQAFHSLQAALPSVPPDTKLSKLDVLVLATNYIAYLTEALDQGGTLGEHTLPSKTAGYLHPVKKWPMRSLLYCGSVGELLSANRMPPPGQDQTHPASETDKE; from the exons ATGAGTTATTACAATTATCAAGAATTGAAGAGAGTCTGCTATAGCACTTTGTCAGCATCCATGGCATTGACTCCTCTGCAAGGACGCATGTCAGTTGCCGTGAAACACCACTTGGTCTCCAGCTCCATGGTAGAGCCACTGAGCCCGCAGCCTCCAGTAGCCAAGAGTCCAGCAACTCTGTACAAACAGAAGCAGAGTGTACGCAGTAGCCAGGAGCCTAGGAAGTGG ACCAGGGCACTGAGGAGTCAGCACTCCCCTGAAAATGCAGCTCGAGAGAGGAGTCGTGTCCGCAACTTACGACAGGCCTTCCACAGTTTGCAG GCAGCCTTGCCGTCCGTCCCACCTGATACAAAGCTCTCTAAACTGGATGTTCTGGTGTTGGCCACTAACTACATAGCTTACTTAACAGAGGCCCTTGACCAGGGAGGGACTCTAGGTGAGCACACACTGCCTTCCAAGACAGCTGGATATCTGCATCCTGTTAAG AAGTGGCCAATGCGTTCCCTGCTCTACTGTGGCAGTGTGGGCGAGCTGTTATCAGCCAATCGGATGCCTCCACCTGGACAAGACCAGACACATCCTGCCTCAGAGACAGATAAAGAGTGA
- the LOC124999192 gene encoding transcription factor 24-like isoform X1, protein MSYYNYQELKRVCYSTLSASMALTPLQGRMSVAVKHHLVSSSMVEPLSPQPPVAKSPATLYKQKQSVRSSQEPRKWKDQSVCGSRTNSDSDCGSVVQTRALRSQHSPENAARERSRVRNLRQAFHSLQAALPSVPPDTKLSKLDVLVLATNYIAYLTEALDQGGTLGEHTLPSKTAGYLHPVKKWPMRSLLYCGSVGELLSANRMPPPGQDQTHPASETDKE, encoded by the exons ATGAGTTATTACAATTATCAAGAATTGAAGAGAGTCTGCTATAGCACTTTGTCAGCATCCATGGCATTGACTCCTCTGCAAGGACGCATGTCAGTTGCCGTGAAACACCACTTGGTCTCCAGCTCCATGGTAGAGCCACTGAGCCCGCAGCCTCCAGTAGCCAAGAGTCCAGCAACTCTGTACAAACAGAAGCAGAGTGTACGCAGTAGCCAGGAGCCTAGGAAGTGG AAGGACCAGTCTGTGTGTGGGTCCAGAACAAACTCAGATTCTGATTGTGGTTCTGTGGTCCAGACCAGGGCACTGAGGAGTCAGCACTCCCCTGAAAATGCAGCTCGAGAGAGGAGTCGTGTCCGCAACTTACGACAGGCCTTCCACAGTTTGCAG GCAGCCTTGCCGTCCGTCCCACCTGATACAAAGCTCTCTAAACTGGATGTTCTGGTGTTGGCCACTAACTACATAGCTTACTTAACAGAGGCCCTTGACCAGGGAGGGACTCTAGGTGAGCACACACTGCCTTCCAAGACAGCTGGATATCTGCATCCTGTTAAG AAGTGGCCAATGCGTTCCCTGCTCTACTGTGGCAGTGTGGGCGAGCTGTTATCAGCCAATCGGATGCCTCCACCTGGACAAGACCAGACACATCCTGCCTCAGAGACAGATAAAGAGTGA
- the slc5a6a gene encoding solute carrier family 5 member 6a isoform X3 yields the protein MGEVVQMHFTTVDYVIFVLLLVSSTGIGLFYAFSGGRQRTTQEFLMADRSMSCLPVSLSLLATFQSAVAILGAPSEVYTYGTQYWFLGCSYFLGLLIPAHVFIPIFYRLRLSSAYEYLELRFNKTVRICGTVTFIFQMVIYMGVVLYAPALALNAVTGFDLWGAVLAMGLVCTLYTALGGLKAVIWTDVFQTVVMFAGQLAVIVVGASQAGGITEVWKKAINGSRIAGLDLNPDPLERHTFWTLGVGGIFLMLALYGVNQAQVQRYLSSRTEKEAVMSCYVVFPCQQIVLCLGCMMGLVMFARYGEDSPLDKGYVKTNDQMVLYFVMDVFRGLPGLPGLFVACLFSGALSTISSAFNSLATVTMEDLIKPHFPNMTEANATLLSKGLALVYGLVCLAMAYIASIMGSVLQAAFSIFGMVGGPLLGLFCLGIFFPWANSIGAVVGLVSGLAMAFWIGIGNFVMRMSGPTAVPPFNTTALPLFDNITTTVLTSLVHNTTTNPRPAGVEALYSLSYMWYSAHNSTTVVVVGLLVSLLTGPMKEKELVPGTVYPLLGTLLFFLPERYREKLCCVTPLPQKQPKETNTQPYQMATKDGNGAAYCRDDMDTEDKEAESDRAKTVDEDLETRFSVPSCQLTTHMVQETAL from the exons ATGGGGGAGGTGGTCCAGATGCACTTCACCACAGTTGACTATGTCATCTTTGTCTTACTGCTGGTTTCCTCAACTGGGATTGGCCTTTTTTATGCTTTCTCTGGGGGGCGCCAGCGCACAACACAG gAGTTTCTGATGGCTGACCGCTCTATGAGCTGCCtacctgtgtctctgtccctaCTGGCAACTTTCCAGTCAGCTGTGGCCATCCTCGGTGCTCCATCTGAAGTGTACACATATGGAACACAATACTGGTTCCTGGGCTGCTCCTACTTCTTGGGTCTGCTCATCCCAGCTCATGTGTTCATACCAATATTCTATAGGCTGCGCCTGTCTAGTGCCTATGAG TATCTGGAGCTACGTTTCAACAAGACAGTTCGCATATGTGGGACGGTGACCTTCATCTTTCAGATG GTTATTTATATGGGAGTAGTCCTGTATGCTCCAGCACTGGCTCTTAATGCAG TGACTGGATTTGACCTGTGGGGGGCAGTACTGGCAATGGGATTGGTGTGCACTCTGTATACTGCTCTG GGGGGTCTGAAGGCAGTGATCTGGACAGATGTGTTCCAGACAGTGGTGATGTTTGCAGGTCAGTTGGCTGTCATTGTGGTGGGAGCCAGTCAAGCAGGAGGTATAACAGAGGTCTGGAAGAAAGCCATCAATGGCAGCCGCATTGCTGGACTAGA CTTGAACCCTGACCCTCTGGAGCGCCACACCTTCTGGACACTGGGAGTCGGGGGAATCTTCCTGATGTTAGCACTTTACGGTGTCAACCAGGCCCAGGTCCAAAGATACCTGAGTTCCAGAACTGAGAAAGAAGCTGTCAT GTCCTGCTATGTAGTTTTCCCATGCCAGCAGATTGTCCTGTGTTTAGGCTGTATGATGGGTCTGGTCATGTTTGCTCGCTATGGAGAGGACAGCCCTCTGGACAAGGGTTACGTCAAAACTAATGACCAG ATGGTGTTGTACTTTGTTATGGATGTGTTCAGGGGGCTGCCAGGTCTCCCAGGCCTTTTTGTGGCATGTCTCTTCAGTGGAGCACTCAG tACCATCTCATCTGCTTTCAACTCCTTAGCAACCGTAACTATGGAGGACCTGATTAAACCTCATTTTCCAAATATGACTGAAGCAAATGCCACACTTCTGTCCAAAGGACTTG CTTTGGTCTATGGTCTGGTGTGTCTAGCTATGGCCTACATTGCCTCCATAATGGGATCTGTGCTGCAG GCAGCATTCAGTATCTTTGGGATGGTGGGTGGTCCCCTGCTGGGACTTTTCTGCCTGGGAATTTTCTTCCCCTGGGCAAACTCCATT GGTGCAGTGGTTGGGTTGGTATCTGGCCTCGCCATGGCCTTCTGGATTGGCATTGGCAACTTTGTGATGCGTATGTCTGGTCCCACAGCTGTACCCCCATTCAACACCACTGCCCTGCCACTGTTTGATAACATCACTACTACTGTCCTGACTTCCTTGgtccacaacaccacaaccaatCCAAG GCCAGCAGGTGTGGAGGCACTCTACTCATTGTCGTACATGTGGTACAGTGCTCACAACTCCACCACTGTTGTGGTGGTGGGACTGCTGGTGAGCCTACTGACAG GACCTatgaaggagaaggagctggTTCCAGGCACAGTTTACCCACTCCTAGGCACACTACTTTTCTTTCTGCCCGAGCGCTACAGAGAGAAGCTTTGCTGTGTCACTCCTTTGCCTCAGAAG CAGCCCAAAGAAACCAACACACAGCCTTATCAAATGGCCACAAAAGATGGCAACGGAGCAGCTTACTGCAGAGACGACATGGACACAGAAGATAAAGAAGCAGAGAGCGACAGAGCCAAGACAGTGGATGAAGACTTGGAGACACGGTTTTCTGTTCCCTCATGCCAGCTGACAACTCACATGGTTCAGGAGACAGCCTTGTAA
- the slc5a6a gene encoding solute carrier family 5 member 6a isoform X1 encodes MRQLTAAARSHPQRLCFQGPSLSNPSTSTINMGEVVQMHFTTVDYVIFVLLLVSSTGIGLFYAFSGGRQRTTQEFLMADRSMSCLPVSLSLLATFQSAVAILGAPSEVYTYGTQYWFLGCSYFLGLLIPAHVFIPIFYRLRLSSAYEYLELRFNKTVRICGTVTFIFQMVIYMGVVLYAPALALNAVTGFDLWGAVLAMGLVCTLYTALGGLKAVIWTDVFQTVVMFAGQLAVIVVGASQAGGITEVWKKAINGSRIAGLDLNPDPLERHTFWTLGVGGIFLMLALYGVNQAQVQRYLSSRTEKEAVMSCYVVFPCQQIVLCLGCMMGLVMFARYGEDSPLDKGYVKTNDQMVLYFVMDVFRGLPGLPGLFVACLFSGALSTISSAFNSLATVTMEDLIKPHFPNMTEANATLLSKGLALVYGLVCLAMAYIASIMGSVLQAAFSIFGMVGGPLLGLFCLGIFFPWANSIGAVVGLVSGLAMAFWIGIGNFVMRMSGPTAVPPFNTTALPLFDNITTTVLTSLVHNTTTNPRPAGVEALYSLSYMWYSAHNSTTVVVVGLLVSLLTGPMKEKELVPGTVYPLLGTLLFFLPERYREKLCCVTPLPQKQPKETNTQPYQMATKDGNGAAYCRDDMDTEDKEAESDRAKTVDEDLETRFSVPSCQLTTHMVQETAL; translated from the exons ATGCGACAGCTAACAGCGGCAGCGCGATCTCA CCCCCAGAGACTGTGTTTCCAAGGACCTTCACTCTCCAATCCCTCTACATCTACCATCAACATGGGGGAGGTGGTCCAGATGCACTTCACCACAGTTGACTATGTCATCTTTGTCTTACTGCTGGTTTCCTCAACTGGGATTGGCCTTTTTTATGCTTTCTCTGGGGGGCGCCAGCGCACAACACAG gAGTTTCTGATGGCTGACCGCTCTATGAGCTGCCtacctgtgtctctgtccctaCTGGCAACTTTCCAGTCAGCTGTGGCCATCCTCGGTGCTCCATCTGAAGTGTACACATATGGAACACAATACTGGTTCCTGGGCTGCTCCTACTTCTTGGGTCTGCTCATCCCAGCTCATGTGTTCATACCAATATTCTATAGGCTGCGCCTGTCTAGTGCCTATGAG TATCTGGAGCTACGTTTCAACAAGACAGTTCGCATATGTGGGACGGTGACCTTCATCTTTCAGATG GTTATTTATATGGGAGTAGTCCTGTATGCTCCAGCACTGGCTCTTAATGCAG TGACTGGATTTGACCTGTGGGGGGCAGTACTGGCAATGGGATTGGTGTGCACTCTGTATACTGCTCTG GGGGGTCTGAAGGCAGTGATCTGGACAGATGTGTTCCAGACAGTGGTGATGTTTGCAGGTCAGTTGGCTGTCATTGTGGTGGGAGCCAGTCAAGCAGGAGGTATAACAGAGGTCTGGAAGAAAGCCATCAATGGCAGCCGCATTGCTGGACTAGA CTTGAACCCTGACCCTCTGGAGCGCCACACCTTCTGGACACTGGGAGTCGGGGGAATCTTCCTGATGTTAGCACTTTACGGTGTCAACCAGGCCCAGGTCCAAAGATACCTGAGTTCCAGAACTGAGAAAGAAGCTGTCAT GTCCTGCTATGTAGTTTTCCCATGCCAGCAGATTGTCCTGTGTTTAGGCTGTATGATGGGTCTGGTCATGTTTGCTCGCTATGGAGAGGACAGCCCTCTGGACAAGGGTTACGTCAAAACTAATGACCAG ATGGTGTTGTACTTTGTTATGGATGTGTTCAGGGGGCTGCCAGGTCTCCCAGGCCTTTTTGTGGCATGTCTCTTCAGTGGAGCACTCAG tACCATCTCATCTGCTTTCAACTCCTTAGCAACCGTAACTATGGAGGACCTGATTAAACCTCATTTTCCAAATATGACTGAAGCAAATGCCACACTTCTGTCCAAAGGACTTG CTTTGGTCTATGGTCTGGTGTGTCTAGCTATGGCCTACATTGCCTCCATAATGGGATCTGTGCTGCAG GCAGCATTCAGTATCTTTGGGATGGTGGGTGGTCCCCTGCTGGGACTTTTCTGCCTGGGAATTTTCTTCCCCTGGGCAAACTCCATT GGTGCAGTGGTTGGGTTGGTATCTGGCCTCGCCATGGCCTTCTGGATTGGCATTGGCAACTTTGTGATGCGTATGTCTGGTCCCACAGCTGTACCCCCATTCAACACCACTGCCCTGCCACTGTTTGATAACATCACTACTACTGTCCTGACTTCCTTGgtccacaacaccacaaccaatCCAAG GCCAGCAGGTGTGGAGGCACTCTACTCATTGTCGTACATGTGGTACAGTGCTCACAACTCCACCACTGTTGTGGTGGTGGGACTGCTGGTGAGCCTACTGACAG GACCTatgaaggagaaggagctggTTCCAGGCACAGTTTACCCACTCCTAGGCACACTACTTTTCTTTCTGCCCGAGCGCTACAGAGAGAAGCTTTGCTGTGTCACTCCTTTGCCTCAGAAG CAGCCCAAAGAAACCAACACACAGCCTTATCAAATGGCCACAAAAGATGGCAACGGAGCAGCTTACTGCAGAGACGACATGGACACAGAAGATAAAGAAGCAGAGAGCGACAGAGCCAAGACAGTGGATGAAGACTTGGAGACACGGTTTTCTGTTCCCTCATGCCAGCTGACAACTCACATGGTTCAGGAGACAGCCTTGTAA
- the slc5a6a gene encoding solute carrier family 5 member 6a isoform X2 translates to MRQLTAAARSHPQRLCFQGPSLSNPSTSTINMGEVVQMHFTTVDYVIFVLLLVSSTGIGLFYAFSGGRQRTTQEFLMADRSMSCLPVSLSLLATFQSAVAILGAPSEVYTYGTQYWFLGCSYFLGLLIPAHVFIPIFYRLRLSSAYEYLELRFNKTVRICGTVTFIFQMVIYMGVVLYAPALALNAVTGFDLWGAVLAMGLVCTLYTALGGLKAVIWTDVFQTVVMFAGQLAVIVVGASQAGGITEVWKKAINGSRIAGLDLNPDPLERHTFWTLGVGGIFLMLALYGVNQAQVQRYLSSRTEKEAVMSCYVVFPCQQIVLCLGCMMGLVMFARYGEDSPLDKGYVKTNDQMVLYFVMDVFRGLPGLPGLFVACLFSGALSTISSAFNSLATVTMEDLIKPHFPNMTEANATLLSKGLALVYGLVCLAMAYIASIMGSVLQAAFSIFGMVGGPLLGLFCLGIFFPWANSIGAVVGLVSGLAMAFWIGIGNFVMRMSGPTAVPPFNTTALPLFDNITTTVLTSLVHNTTTNPRPAGVEALYSLSYMWYSAHNSTTVVVVGLLVSLLTGPMKEKELVPGTVYPLLGTLLFFLPERYREKLCCVTPLPQKPKETNTQPYQMATKDGNGAAYCRDDMDTEDKEAESDRAKTVDEDLETRFSVPSCQLTTHMVQETAL, encoded by the exons ATGCGACAGCTAACAGCGGCAGCGCGATCTCA CCCCCAGAGACTGTGTTTCCAAGGACCTTCACTCTCCAATCCCTCTACATCTACCATCAACATGGGGGAGGTGGTCCAGATGCACTTCACCACAGTTGACTATGTCATCTTTGTCTTACTGCTGGTTTCCTCAACTGGGATTGGCCTTTTTTATGCTTTCTCTGGGGGGCGCCAGCGCACAACACAG gAGTTTCTGATGGCTGACCGCTCTATGAGCTGCCtacctgtgtctctgtccctaCTGGCAACTTTCCAGTCAGCTGTGGCCATCCTCGGTGCTCCATCTGAAGTGTACACATATGGAACACAATACTGGTTCCTGGGCTGCTCCTACTTCTTGGGTCTGCTCATCCCAGCTCATGTGTTCATACCAATATTCTATAGGCTGCGCCTGTCTAGTGCCTATGAG TATCTGGAGCTACGTTTCAACAAGACAGTTCGCATATGTGGGACGGTGACCTTCATCTTTCAGATG GTTATTTATATGGGAGTAGTCCTGTATGCTCCAGCACTGGCTCTTAATGCAG TGACTGGATTTGACCTGTGGGGGGCAGTACTGGCAATGGGATTGGTGTGCACTCTGTATACTGCTCTG GGGGGTCTGAAGGCAGTGATCTGGACAGATGTGTTCCAGACAGTGGTGATGTTTGCAGGTCAGTTGGCTGTCATTGTGGTGGGAGCCAGTCAAGCAGGAGGTATAACAGAGGTCTGGAAGAAAGCCATCAATGGCAGCCGCATTGCTGGACTAGA CTTGAACCCTGACCCTCTGGAGCGCCACACCTTCTGGACACTGGGAGTCGGGGGAATCTTCCTGATGTTAGCACTTTACGGTGTCAACCAGGCCCAGGTCCAAAGATACCTGAGTTCCAGAACTGAGAAAGAAGCTGTCAT GTCCTGCTATGTAGTTTTCCCATGCCAGCAGATTGTCCTGTGTTTAGGCTGTATGATGGGTCTGGTCATGTTTGCTCGCTATGGAGAGGACAGCCCTCTGGACAAGGGTTACGTCAAAACTAATGACCAG ATGGTGTTGTACTTTGTTATGGATGTGTTCAGGGGGCTGCCAGGTCTCCCAGGCCTTTTTGTGGCATGTCTCTTCAGTGGAGCACTCAG tACCATCTCATCTGCTTTCAACTCCTTAGCAACCGTAACTATGGAGGACCTGATTAAACCTCATTTTCCAAATATGACTGAAGCAAATGCCACACTTCTGTCCAAAGGACTTG CTTTGGTCTATGGTCTGGTGTGTCTAGCTATGGCCTACATTGCCTCCATAATGGGATCTGTGCTGCAG GCAGCATTCAGTATCTTTGGGATGGTGGGTGGTCCCCTGCTGGGACTTTTCTGCCTGGGAATTTTCTTCCCCTGGGCAAACTCCATT GGTGCAGTGGTTGGGTTGGTATCTGGCCTCGCCATGGCCTTCTGGATTGGCATTGGCAACTTTGTGATGCGTATGTCTGGTCCCACAGCTGTACCCCCATTCAACACCACTGCCCTGCCACTGTTTGATAACATCACTACTACTGTCCTGACTTCCTTGgtccacaacaccacaaccaatCCAAG GCCAGCAGGTGTGGAGGCACTCTACTCATTGTCGTACATGTGGTACAGTGCTCACAACTCCACCACTGTTGTGGTGGTGGGACTGCTGGTGAGCCTACTGACAG GACCTatgaaggagaaggagctggTTCCAGGCACAGTTTACCCACTCCTAGGCACACTACTTTTCTTTCTGCCCGAGCGCTACAGAGAGAAGCTTTGCTGTGTCACTCCTTTGCCTCAGAAG CCCAAAGAAACCAACACACAGCCTTATCAAATGGCCACAAAAGATGGCAACGGAGCAGCTTACTGCAGAGACGACATGGACACAGAAGATAAAGAAGCAGAGAGCGACAGAGCCAAGACAGTGGATGAAGACTTGGAGACACGGTTTTCTGTTCCCTCATGCCAGCTGACAACTCACATGGTTCAGGAGACAGCCTTGTAA
- the slc5a6a gene encoding solute carrier family 5 member 6a isoform X4, with translation MRQLTAAARSHPQRLCFQGPSLSNPSTSTINMGEVVQMHFTTVDYVIFVLLLVSSTGIGLFYAFSGGRQRTTQEFLMADRSMSCLPVSLSLLATFQSAVAILGAPSEVYTYGTQYWFLGCSYFLGLLIPAHVFIPIFYRLRLSSAYEYLELRFNKTVRICGTVTFIFQMVIYMGVVLYAPALALNAVTGFDLWGAVLAMGLVCTLYTALGGLKAVIWTDVFQTVVMFAGQLAVIVVGASQAGGITEVWKKAINGSRIAGLDLNPDPLERHTFWTLGVGGIFLMLALYGVNQAQVQRYLSSRTEKEAVMSCYVVFPCQQIVLCLGCMMGLVMFARYGEDSPLDKGYVKTNDQMVLYFVMDVFRGLPGLPGLFVACLFSGALSTISSAFNSLATVTMEDLIKPHFPNMTEANATLLSKGLALVYGLVCLAMAYIASIMGSVLQAAFSIFGMVGGPLLGLFCLGIFFPWANSIGAVVGLVSGLAMAFWIGIGNFVMRMSGPTAVPPFNTTALPLFDNITTTVLTSLVHNTTTNPRPAGVEALYSLSYMWYSAHNSTTVVVVGLLVSLLTEWLCRAV, from the exons ATGCGACAGCTAACAGCGGCAGCGCGATCTCA CCCCCAGAGACTGTGTTTCCAAGGACCTTCACTCTCCAATCCCTCTACATCTACCATCAACATGGGGGAGGTGGTCCAGATGCACTTCACCACAGTTGACTATGTCATCTTTGTCTTACTGCTGGTTTCCTCAACTGGGATTGGCCTTTTTTATGCTTTCTCTGGGGGGCGCCAGCGCACAACACAG gAGTTTCTGATGGCTGACCGCTCTATGAGCTGCCtacctgtgtctctgtccctaCTGGCAACTTTCCAGTCAGCTGTGGCCATCCTCGGTGCTCCATCTGAAGTGTACACATATGGAACACAATACTGGTTCCTGGGCTGCTCCTACTTCTTGGGTCTGCTCATCCCAGCTCATGTGTTCATACCAATATTCTATAGGCTGCGCCTGTCTAGTGCCTATGAG TATCTGGAGCTACGTTTCAACAAGACAGTTCGCATATGTGGGACGGTGACCTTCATCTTTCAGATG GTTATTTATATGGGAGTAGTCCTGTATGCTCCAGCACTGGCTCTTAATGCAG TGACTGGATTTGACCTGTGGGGGGCAGTACTGGCAATGGGATTGGTGTGCACTCTGTATACTGCTCTG GGGGGTCTGAAGGCAGTGATCTGGACAGATGTGTTCCAGACAGTGGTGATGTTTGCAGGTCAGTTGGCTGTCATTGTGGTGGGAGCCAGTCAAGCAGGAGGTATAACAGAGGTCTGGAAGAAAGCCATCAATGGCAGCCGCATTGCTGGACTAGA CTTGAACCCTGACCCTCTGGAGCGCCACACCTTCTGGACACTGGGAGTCGGGGGAATCTTCCTGATGTTAGCACTTTACGGTGTCAACCAGGCCCAGGTCCAAAGATACCTGAGTTCCAGAACTGAGAAAGAAGCTGTCAT GTCCTGCTATGTAGTTTTCCCATGCCAGCAGATTGTCCTGTGTTTAGGCTGTATGATGGGTCTGGTCATGTTTGCTCGCTATGGAGAGGACAGCCCTCTGGACAAGGGTTACGTCAAAACTAATGACCAG ATGGTGTTGTACTTTGTTATGGATGTGTTCAGGGGGCTGCCAGGTCTCCCAGGCCTTTTTGTGGCATGTCTCTTCAGTGGAGCACTCAG tACCATCTCATCTGCTTTCAACTCCTTAGCAACCGTAACTATGGAGGACCTGATTAAACCTCATTTTCCAAATATGACTGAAGCAAATGCCACACTTCTGTCCAAAGGACTTG CTTTGGTCTATGGTCTGGTGTGTCTAGCTATGGCCTACATTGCCTCCATAATGGGATCTGTGCTGCAG GCAGCATTCAGTATCTTTGGGATGGTGGGTGGTCCCCTGCTGGGACTTTTCTGCCTGGGAATTTTCTTCCCCTGGGCAAACTCCATT GGTGCAGTGGTTGGGTTGGTATCTGGCCTCGCCATGGCCTTCTGGATTGGCATTGGCAACTTTGTGATGCGTATGTCTGGTCCCACAGCTGTACCCCCATTCAACACCACTGCCCTGCCACTGTTTGATAACATCACTACTACTGTCCTGACTTCCTTGgtccacaacaccacaaccaatCCAAG GCCAGCAGGTGTGGAGGCACTCTACTCATTGTCGTACATGTGGTACAGTGCTCACAACTCCACCACTGTTGTGGTGGTGGGACTGCTGGTGAGCCTACTGACAG AATGGCTGTGCCGTGCAGTGTGA